From a region of the Paenibacillus sp. FSL R10-2734 genome:
- a CDS encoding LamG domain-containing protein — MMSRIQNSEITGAKKIVTNDWVVKPCTDQAVIREENNSIVITNGLVERVLSIQEHMCTVSYRNVYTNLDLLTGSTTKSDAKIMLDGIPFDIGDSGVSSHTFRYVSYVIGDPIKRYEWKPSTYSDPLSKVTPWPAIGKRVTITYEATPDFPELYQYVTIEVTYEIYQGIPVISKVLKVMNQGEEDIVITGLVVEQLWVETAKRDQLHVETSFKGYGKNICRNNDIHRTVTWATVPEGESLLTCSFTVGPEWLLKSGSEFESFITFELLHGVDFFEWKTLEIRKMYRTLFPQITDNPIFMHIISDDDDIVREAIDQAAEAGFEMIIQSFGSEANIESTDAAYIQQHKELYDYAHSKGIKIGAYTMLTVREDGAWSDSYDSNVWGRMRDMTSPTFKQYWEDVKRFIDQTGLDVIEIDGAYPMAVNPAYPLNSQVSQWLHSTVQMGKDLRDRDVYSNVADWFYLNGYNKNSMGYEEIAWSQPRREQLIFGRQVIYNGTYQKTPSMGWTFVPLDVYHGGGMDATFEPLSTNIQDYDFVLAQNFGSGVMAAYRGKRLFDSEATKAIVCKWTSFYKKYRAILNSDIVHIKPPEFSLTNDERTTGLDAILHVNTDSKEKGLMMVYNQTDEYQTETLTIPLYYTGMTELKAPHAPVPGSHPKQIRAYGQWPILDPHLPEVPQPYAYPDAYPTDRQVMISREGVELQAYVIDSNGNVMVEVTLPPMSYSWFVLYAPEDVEAPSVVDIVIEDVIASPSDHSIELFWHTSDAEELFGGGYHIYRNGEWIAKSFYRHFRDEGVVEETSYTYEVAAVYGGGSVEGNRSKAIVVTTLPDTTAPVLLHVTTESYTSVRLAFSESLDPSSTETVMNYVIDHDVKIEDASIQTDQRIVVLTTSVLSPDIDYIVQVNRVKDQAKVGNSIANDSSQQFQHGLVRKFLFQQSVGSIVKDIAQGKDAVIKGSINSLSNEEHPNLWLNGLSTFIDLGGRIIENRPQFSAEAWINVEERSESSCQMIIAQQQDVVQRYRWSLYIQSGKLYFAMNNESGEHQVLVGDCTTPSILIQTWSHIAVTRHDHEFVLYLNGKRIAASQSEVYLTQPANPNHMYIGAELSAAGNGPSHLFKGGIGEVRLYNIALTEEQIRMHSTQGM; from the coding sequence ATGATGAGCCGTATACAGAACAGTGAAATAACAGGAGCAAAGAAAATTGTAACGAATGATTGGGTTGTTAAACCTTGTACAGATCAGGCAGTAATAAGGGAAGAAAATAATAGCATTGTAATAACAAACGGGCTGGTAGAGCGCGTGTTATCCATCCAAGAACATATGTGTACAGTGTCGTATCGAAATGTATATACAAATTTGGATTTACTTACAGGTTCAACGACAAAGTCCGATGCCAAAATTATGCTGGATGGAATTCCATTTGACATTGGTGATTCTGGCGTTTCCAGTCACACCTTCCGATATGTCAGCTATGTCATTGGTGACCCTATAAAACGTTATGAATGGAAGCCAAGTACGTATTCTGATCCTCTTAGCAAAGTCACACCATGGCCTGCCATTGGCAAAAGGGTGACGATTACATATGAAGCTACGCCTGACTTTCCGGAACTCTATCAGTATGTAACGATTGAAGTTACTTACGAGATTTATCAAGGAATTCCCGTGATCAGTAAAGTACTGAAGGTCATGAATCAGGGGGAAGAAGATATTGTAATTACGGGCTTAGTCGTAGAACAATTATGGGTAGAAACAGCAAAACGAGACCAGCTGCATGTGGAAACGAGCTTTAAAGGCTACGGGAAGAACATATGCAGAAATAACGATATACATCGAACAGTGACGTGGGCTACCGTTCCAGAGGGTGAAAGTCTACTGACATGCAGTTTTACCGTAGGGCCAGAATGGTTACTAAAAAGCGGTTCGGAATTTGAAAGCTTTATAACGTTTGAATTATTGCATGGTGTTGATTTTTTTGAATGGAAGACGTTGGAGATCCGTAAGATGTACCGAACGCTGTTCCCGCAGATTACAGACAATCCGATTTTCATGCATATTATCTCAGATGATGATGACATCGTTCGTGAAGCCATTGATCAAGCTGCAGAAGCGGGCTTCGAGATGATTATTCAATCCTTTGGTTCTGAAGCGAACATAGAGAGCACCGATGCAGCCTATATTCAGCAACATAAGGAACTGTATGATTATGCGCATAGCAAAGGTATTAAAATTGGCGCATATACCATGTTAACTGTTCGAGAGGATGGTGCATGGTCCGATTCCTATGATTCTAATGTGTGGGGCAGGATGCGTGATATGACCTCTCCAACATTTAAACAGTACTGGGAGGATGTTAAGCGTTTTATCGATCAAACGGGTTTGGATGTCATTGAAATTGATGGGGCTTATCCGATGGCGGTAAACCCCGCATATCCATTAAACTCCCAAGTCAGTCAATGGTTACATTCAACGGTACAAATGGGTAAAGATTTGCGTGATCGAGATGTATACTCTAACGTAGCGGATTGGTTTTATCTGAATGGATATAACAAAAATTCCATGGGATATGAGGAAATAGCGTGGAGCCAGCCTCGTCGAGAACAGCTCATCTTCGGCAGACAGGTGATCTATAACGGAACCTATCAGAAGACACCATCTATGGGCTGGACGTTTGTACCGCTGGATGTCTATCATGGGGGAGGAATGGACGCGACCTTCGAGCCGTTAAGTACTAACATCCAAGACTATGACTTTGTACTTGCGCAAAATTTCGGAAGTGGCGTTATGGCAGCTTATCGTGGAAAGCGATTATTCGATTCTGAAGCGACGAAGGCGATCGTCTGCAAGTGGACATCCTTTTATAAGAAATACCGGGCCATATTGAACTCTGACATCGTTCACATTAAACCACCTGAATTTAGCTTAACCAATGATGAACGGACAACCGGTTTGGATGCAATTCTTCATGTGAACACAGACTCGAAGGAAAAAGGCCTGATGATGGTCTATAATCAGACGGATGAATATCAGACAGAGACCTTAACGATCCCATTGTATTACACAGGAATGACGGAGCTAAAAGCTCCACATGCACCTGTGCCAGGCTCACATCCGAAGCAAATTCGGGCCTATGGCCAATGGCCTATATTGGATCCACATTTACCTGAAGTGCCGCAACCATATGCGTACCCGGATGCTTACCCGACGGACCGACAAGTCATGATTTCGCGGGAAGGAGTAGAACTACAAGCCTATGTGATTGATTCGAATGGGAATGTCATGGTGGAGGTCACACTACCGCCAATGAGTTATTCTTGGTTCGTGCTCTATGCACCAGAGGATGTCGAAGCACCCTCTGTGGTTGATATCGTCATTGAGGATGTAATCGCATCCCCAAGCGATCATTCCATTGAATTATTCTGGCACACATCAGACGCTGAAGAGTTATTCGGTGGGGGGTACCATATTTATCGCAATGGCGAATGGATTGCCAAGTCGTTCTATCGACATTTCAGAGATGAGGGGGTCGTGGAAGAGACAAGTTACACGTATGAAGTAGCTGCTGTGTATGGCGGAGGCTCCGTAGAAGGCAATAGATCTAAGGCAATTGTTGTAACAACATTACCAGACACAACCGCACCTGTCCTCTTGCATGTTACTACAGAATCATATACTAGTGTTCGGCTTGCATTTAGTGAATCCCTAGATCCTTCAAGTACTGAAACCGTAATGAACTACGTCATAGATCATGATGTTAAGATTGAAGATGCAAGTATACAGACGGATCAACGAATCGTTGTGCTTACGACAAGTGTACTCTCACCAGATATTGATTACATCGTGCAAGTCAATCGTGTAAAGGATCAAGCCAAGGTAGGTAATAGTATTGCGAACGATAGTAGCCAGCAATTTCAACATGGTCTTGTACGCAAGTTCTTATTTCAACAAAGTGTGGGGTCAATCGTAAAGGATATTGCACAAGGAAAAGATGCCGTCATTAAAGGGAGTATCAACAGTTTATCGAATGAAGAACATCCAAACCTGTGGCTTAATGGTCTAAGTACATTTATCGACTTGGGTGGGAGAATTATCGAGAATAGACCTCAGTTCAGTGCTGAAGCATGGATTAACGTCGAAGAACGATCAGAGAGTTCATGTCAGATGATTATCGCTCAGCAGCAAGATGTAGTACAGCGTTATAGATGGAGCTTATATATACAGAGCGGTAAATTGTACTTTGCAATGAATAATGAGTCCGGTGAGCATCAGGTGCTAGTGGGAGACTGCACAACACCCTCGATTCTAATACAAACATGGAGTCATATTGCAGTGACGCGTCACGATCATGAATTTGTATTGTATTTGAACGGTAAACGGATCGCTGCGTCTCAGTCAGAGGTATATCTTACGCAACCAGCAAATCCGAATCATATGTATATCGGTGCGGAGCTTAGTGCAGCAGGAAATGGCCCCTCTCATTTATTCAAAGGTGGTATTGGAGAGGTGCGTTTGTACAATATCGCACTTACGGAAGAACAAATTAGGATGCATTCTACACAAGGGATGTAA
- a CDS encoding glycosyl hydrolase family 18 protein, with protein MLKRYMLMCLSVVIGLGVFVGIPPQGKIHAAANSVVYEAEDGVLGNGAVIDDSSNASGDKSVGSLHITNAYNQINSVDGGAEGGTYYLTIQYSNGSTQATKSLYVNGTKVSDLQFSNTGGWNTFHSQVVGIILNPGTSNTIKIQETGGGTYTYGVNIDNYTITPPSNRVSPIDQTYEAENGIMGNGAVVASYTNASNEQIAGSLHVTNAYNQINNVDGGTGGAYELTIRYASGDTQATKALYVNGIKVMDVVFKGTGGWNTFVNQAVTIYLNAGSSNTIKLQEAGGGTFTYGIGIDTYTLKPKTFGITGYIHPDSFVLNDLDADAFNDVTDVVSIGFQSTDSNGNIMNVNSNWTQYVDTLDALIGSNKVKKWVTITGNSTVFASIMSNPTTRANYAANVLNFLDLYGFDGVDIDWEYPANSTQWNNFSAGLTELQQLLGKHGKDISVALAPWGVNLSSNAFASIEQINVMIYDLGYYHATLEQTVNALSYFTGLGMPSNKVNLGLAWYGRPTDGTAFWADYDYLMDTQTPTTQISDETNFVSGKTVISPHGVTAVKDVYFNGIDMNKRKMLLAQDKGLRGVMIWHLFGDIAVSNSKSLLSAIVSEKDQHEQYRNLTNLALNQTYAANTSDGTYTVSRAFDNNDTTTYWQAPASVTSNVYLQVDFNQPTTLNTVVLKEHGDNVESYSIQSWDGMQWVDVYTGGLMGAYKTVSFDPVTTLRLRVFISTFGSPNIPSSQSSFTQYNRLGMYEFEVYNK; from the coding sequence CAAGGTAAGATTCACGCTGCTGCGAACAGCGTTGTCTATGAAGCAGAAGATGGTGTTCTTGGGAACGGTGCCGTTATTGATGATTCTAGTAATGCATCTGGAGATAAATCCGTAGGAAGTCTTCACATAACGAATGCGTATAATCAGATCAATAGTGTAGATGGCGGTGCAGAAGGCGGAACTTATTATTTAACAATTCAATATTCAAATGGTAGTACGCAGGCTACGAAATCCTTATATGTAAATGGAACGAAAGTGTCAGATCTACAATTTAGCAACACAGGTGGCTGGAATACCTTCCATAGTCAAGTTGTCGGAATTATACTGAATCCTGGAACAAGTAACACGATTAAGATCCAAGAGACCGGTGGGGGAACTTATACGTATGGTGTCAATATCGACAACTATACCATAACACCTCCTTCCAATCGTGTGAGTCCGATAGATCAGACATATGAAGCAGAGAATGGAATCATGGGCAATGGTGCAGTGGTTGCGAGCTATACGAATGCCTCGAATGAGCAAATCGCTGGAAGTTTACATGTAACGAACGCCTATAATCAGATCAATAATGTGGACGGTGGAACTGGTGGAGCTTATGAGCTGACGATTCGTTACGCTTCAGGAGATACTCAAGCGACCAAAGCCTTATATGTGAATGGCATAAAAGTCATGGATGTAGTCTTTAAAGGCACAGGTGGCTGGAATACATTCGTCAACCAAGCCGTAACGATCTACTTGAACGCGGGTTCTAGCAATACGATTAAGCTTCAAGAGGCAGGTGGAGGAACATTTACGTATGGTATCGGCATTGATACTTATACGTTGAAACCAAAGACTTTCGGAATTACAGGTTATATTCATCCCGATAGCTTTGTGCTCAATGATTTGGACGCAGATGCATTTAATGATGTAACAGATGTGGTGTCGATCGGATTTCAGTCCACAGACAGCAACGGGAATATCATGAATGTGAATTCTAATTGGACTCAATATGTGGATACATTAGATGCTCTCATCGGATCGAATAAAGTTAAGAAATGGGTAACAATTACCGGAAATTCAACCGTATTTGCAAGTATAATGTCGAATCCAACGACAAGAGCGAATTATGCTGCAAATGTTCTTAACTTCTTGGATCTGTATGGCTTCGATGGCGTAGATATTGACTGGGAATATCCAGCGAATTCAACCCAGTGGAATAATTTCAGCGCGGGTCTTACTGAATTACAACAATTGCTTGGTAAGCATGGTAAAGACATATCGGTTGCTCTTGCTCCATGGGGGGTTAACTTAAGTAGTAATGCCTTTGCTAGCATTGAGCAAATTAATGTCATGATCTATGATCTCGGATATTATCATGCAACGTTGGAACAAACGGTGAATGCACTCAGTTATTTCACGGGTTTAGGCATGCCTTCCAATAAAGTGAATCTGGGATTGGCATGGTATGGTAGACCAACAGATGGTACAGCGTTTTGGGCGGATTACGATTATTTGATGGATACGCAAACACCTACGACGCAAATTTCTGATGAGACAAATTTCGTTTCTGGGAAGACGGTTATTAGTCCGCACGGGGTAACGGCTGTAAAGGATGTTTATTTTAACGGGATCGATATGAATAAGCGGAAGATGCTGCTAGCCCAAGATAAAGGATTACGGGGTGTGATGATCTGGCATTTGTTTGGCGATATAGCCGTTTCGAATTCGAAATCGCTGTTGTCTGCAATTGTGTCAGAGAAGGACCAACATGAGCAATATCGAAATCTAACCAATCTAGCGTTGAATCAGACATATGCTGCGAATACGAGTGATGGTACGTACACCGTCTCAAGAGCCTTTGACAACAATGATACAACGACATATTGGCAGGCTCCTGCCAGTGTAACTTCAAATGTGTACCTGCAGGTCGATTTCAATCAACCGACAACGCTCAATACCGTTGTATTGAAGGAGCATGGTGACAACGTTGAGTCCTATTCGATTCAGTCTTGGGATGGTATGCAATGGGTAGACGTATACACAGGTGGATTGATGGGAGCCTACAAAACGGTATCGTTCGATCCGGTTACGACTTTACGACTTCGTGTGTTCATTTCTACCTTCGGGTCTCCGAATATACCAAGCTCTCAATCTAGCTTTACGCAGTACAATCGCCTCGGCATGTATGAATTTGAAGTATATAACAAGTAA